The genomic interval CCGCAACGTCCAGGTGGTGGGCACCAAGCAATTGGCCAACAGGCAGCTCATCACCACCCAGCGGCAGATAGGTGGCTCCACGCTTAAGATCGCCACCACACCCGTGAACGGTTAGTAGAAATGCTTTCATTCCTGTGGACTATTACAAGCGCCTATATTTTCCCCACTGTTAGCTGCCAATGTGGTGACCAGCAGCGCCAACCTAACCACCACTCCGATTGTGATGTCCGCGCAGAAGCTGCAGCTGAAAACGGTGAAGGCGCCcgtgcaacagcagcaacagcctcagcagcagcaacagcagctgcagcaacaacaccgAATACTCAACCAGCAGAGCACCGCCACGGTGTCGTCGCAAACACTGCCCAGTCCCAACCAAGTGCAGGtggcccagcagcagcaacagcagctgcagcacatTCAGATCGCCGGCAGGGCCACCACCGCCTCGGGAGCCATCAGTCAAAGAACTCTAACAGCTCTGGCGGCggccaagcagcagcagcaacaacagcagcagcaacagcaggctGCGGTCAATCGACGGCGCTCCACCACCGATGCGACCAAGTAAGGGATGTGAATTGCCTGGAACTGAGACGACGACTGGGACGACTGAGAGATGAAGCTATAGAGCGAACAAGTAGAAAGGCTACGCGTTGTGTATTGCTTGATATTATAGTTTATGGTTACCTCCTAACTATCAGTACTATCGTACATTGTATACCCATATAACTATATATGTTTTGATGTGTAATCGTAAGTGTAAATTGCATGGGCAACAGCATGGCAGCTCATAGTTGTGCAACCTAGTTAGGAGCTGAAGCTGGAGCCGAAACACAATCGGCCTGGCCCGGCTCCACCGACTGCGCTTGTGTTAATTGTGTCCCCCCTGGCAAAAACGAATTAGGTGTAGAGgtcttaataatatttatctAGTTGTATATAcgcatatatattacatatatatatatggaaatTGTTTCAATATGTCCCGCGCCCAATAGCCATTTATACTACTACTATTTGGCTCCCGACTCCAATTCGTTAAGTCCTAAGACTAATTCTTTAAGCGTGCTAATTTTAAGCTGTAAATCAGGGGAGGGGAGGAGTCGACGGAAACAAAAGGAAAGCAATAATATGAGGAGGAGAATCAAGAGAAAcgtaaataaattgtaaagAAATTCTAATTATTACGATTACGTTTAGCTGCGAGAGCATATGAACCTGGTAGAGGGGTTCATTTAAGCAATTACAAATATTCATATTGtactattaaaattattattgctAATTATTTAATCGATTGCTAAGCTTAAGTTCACAAAACGAAGATAAAACAACACACACATTTTAGTTTGTAATGTACAATTCGTAGCCTCAACCAATTTAGTACTTCCAATTGCAGATACATTAAAAAcggaaagcaaaacaaaatatacaaaagtcaaaacttatttaaacaatttatttgtaaTAGCGCAATGTACAATGAAACTAGAGACAGGAGAGCAGCTGAATGAAGGAGCTTGGAGGATGGAAAAGTTGCCAACTCGAGTCGAGTAATGTGTAAAAGTGTCGCTTTCGACTAAGCAAATTTGTTTTTCAACTAAGCCAGTTTTTTTGTAGATCgacattatttatttaagtaaCGATTTTATTATGTTACAACCGCCTAGAGTGCTGTACTTGTTTAGCATTGTTTGATTCAGCTGTGCAGCACCTAAAGTAAACCTCTGCATAAAcctcttcagccagcaagaaataaaacacaaattaaCTTCCCCACTACCCGTACTCCCTACCGTACCCAACACACACTCAAGCATAAACTACTCAAtgttaatattaattaataaatgtgATTTAAGATGAATAAACGAAAATGAAAGCATGGTACTACGTAAACCGAATGAATGATTGAAAGCATAACGAAGTGGGAAAATGTTACTCAAGCAACTGGCCAAAATCCTGAGTACGAAAGTTATATAGATACATGCGTGGTAATTTGGTCTGATCAAATGGTTATTGAAACGTAATTCAAAGATTTATTAATGTAATGCGGAGCAATCTAAGCAGCAGCAtaagatatttatatatatatgtaaacaCGAAAACCACTATTAATATAAATGTGTAATTTCAATTCAATAACTGCTTATCAAAATACCTGACTGTAGAAACTTTTCATTAAACTGATTACGAATAAAACTCTTGAgaatactaaacaaaaaagaaaataatcaCGACAAAACCAAAATAACTTAATGAAGCGCCGACAAAGTCACAGCAGAAGCTCCGTTAATCAATAAAGtgtgaaatgaaatttaaaactcaGTCTTGTCATTGCGATGGAACTGAAAATGGTAAGGACCTTTAAAGGATATTTACTTAAATGAGTTTCATAAAGCTTAAGTGTACTGGCTTTCTACTTAAAAGTTCtgccatttttaaataaaaagtaaaacatCTTTATTAAGCATAACAACAAGTACATTGAAATTAGTCCCGGCCTAGCAGAAGATTGGGATAGAACCGCAGTCCCTCCACGGACTCGTCACGACACACCTTGCCCAGACGCTCGGCCACTAGCAATCGCTCCTTGGCAAGCAGGAGTGAGATTCCCAGCTGCTTGGCTAGTTCCTCCACAGCCAGAGACTCGGCAGCCTCCACCTTCTCCAATGTGTCAACGGCAATTAGGGCGTCATCGTGGGACTCTAGTTGTAGCACTCTAGCGCCACTGGGAAAGCTGCGCAGGCGTATAGGACCACTAAGCTGCTCGCAGGCGTGCAGCAAGTCCTCAGGCGATAGCAGTTCCAGACCACGAGCGCGGTTCACACGGCAGTAGACATCAGCCAAGGACATCATGCCACCTTGCTCCTAATAAAGTAAGTGTCAATACAAAGTATAACTTATTAAAATAGTTCCTACCTCGATAGGATCCAGCAGCATCTCGCAAATCTGTCGGGCCAGGCTACTGAAGTAAGCAGAATTGCTGGTAAAGTTGTCCCGCGTGACGGGGTCATCGATGCCCAGGCTCATGAGGTAGGATTTAAAACGCACCGTTTCATCGTCAGATATTTCTCCCTTCTGCTCGCGTATCTTGCTGCTTATTGTCTTGGACACTCCCACCATGTCCTTGGCCATGGCCATTAGAACACTGAGATCCTGAAAGGCCAGTGCTATGTTCTCATCCGTGGCCTTGGCCTTTGCCTCCAAGTGCCGTTCGATGCCGCCAATTCCTGTCCTCTTCTGAATGCGAGCCAGCCTATCGTTGGCAGGCTCCGAGGTTGGACTGCTGGCCACGCCATTGATGATGGTCTCGCTGGTCAAGAGGATTTCCCAGACGCGGGCATTTAGAGTCTCCCGCAAGGCACTGTGGAACTCGACACTCAGGCCATTCTTGCCCGACAGTTTGATGTGGGTGGCGCGACTGGAGTCCAGTGGGCCGGGTCCTTTGTCCGACGTTGGCGGGTGCAGATGCATGATTATGCGAGTCTTGCGGCCAAAGAAGTTGGAGGCAGTAGTCTCTTCGCTGACGGATATCACATAGCTGAGTGGCAGGCAAAGTGTTACGGCGGCCCGGGAAATCTCTCCAGGGCGACCCCAAAACAGTCGGTGTGTGGTGAGCACCACTTCGCCGTCTTCAAAGTCCGTCTGAAAGGATTTGAATCCAAGTAAGACCCGGTTTCGTATTGTGCGAATTCACTAGCTACTCACCTTTTGGTCGCCATCGtatattttcactttattGTCGCGGCTGACGAAGGATTCATTGGGACTCAGACGGGCCTCCACATAAGCGAAGCGATTCATTTCAgatatttgttattttatccttaatatttgttttgttatGAGTCTGGCTGGAGATGACACATCTTTCGTGACTCCACCGTTCCACCTGATTATTAGTGATGGTATATTGATTGTACAGTAGATATCAGGTATGGAAAACCAAATATAGCTctataataaataaagtaattaaaatttgtgtttaaacatttttatacgTTCCTTAAAAATTATGTTGTAGTAAAATTAGTTTTGTGATAAATTCTTGACCATCTAGAAAACTATCGGCATGTTGCTCCTACACACAATTGTGCATTCGCTGACTATCGATAAGTGGCTGGGCTGGTTGcgagaagaagaagcagaacGGTGCAGCAGCTTCTATTTTCGTGATAGTTTTCCCCAATTAGTGCTGAAATTAATAACCATAAATGCCATTTTCCCTTAAACCAGTGCAAAATGACGTGCCCTGCCTGACCTGCTTACATAACAATGCACTAGTCGCGCAATAAGCTCACCACACATCGATCACCCGGGATTAGCGAGACTTTGATTTGGACTTCATGGCGACTGTGGCGGAGGGCAGCAAAATGCTCGAGGCAGCGTTACAGCAAATGGACGGCCTCATATCGAGCACCGCGACACAGGCGGGATCGGTATCTATATCCGGAGCAGGGTCTTCCTTGACGCTTAGCGAGCGCAACTTGATTTCGGCCACCAATGTTTTGTCTACAGCTAAAACTTTGGCTCTCGCCCTGCAACAGGTGAGTCACACTGACTAAGATAAGGTCTAGAAACGGAGGGCTTATTTACTTACTCTTATCTCTTTAGGTCGGACTGGCTGCTCCAGCCCCTGATCCTGTCACGGCGGCTATTATCAGCGACTGGCTGGAGACGCACATACCTCGTCAGGATTCCGACGAGCGAATGCGCCGCCTGCAACGGGATAAGGAGGGCTTAGCCCTGCAGTATCAGATGCTGGCGGAACGAGTGTCAGAACAGGCGGACAAAATTATCGAGCTTGAGGGCCTGATAACGGAGAAGAGCCAACAGTTGTGCACCAAGGaagagcaactgcagcgacagATGATTTCTAGGTCCGCCCTCGAAACGCAAAAGCTGGAGCTAATGAGTGCCTTAAGTGAACTAAAACTGCACCGTACTGCATTAGAGAATGCTCACGATGGAAGTGGCGCAATTTCCGCCAATATTCCCTACGGCAGTTTGAGCAACATTAATCAGAAGGCCTTTATGGGATCCCCCAAGACACCGCCCTCTGCACTGCGGCATCAAATCAAGCCGCAGTTCCACAGCCTGCCAAGATCGCATGGCAAGTTAGtgaacaacaataacaatcgTGCCTTAGACGTCAATGCCAACAGCAGCGGCAAGCAGCGAAACGTGGCCTTTGCCTCGAACGAACACATTTTGATTGATGATAATTATCAAGCGGAGGATGCTATGACTTCCAGCTTCATGTCGCAGTTCACTCCCTCACCAAAGCTGAGGGAAAGGTCTGCCCGTGGCTTGCGCAACATACTGGGTAAGCTACgacgcagcaacagcagcaactgcgAGCTTACCGCCTTGGAGCAGGCAGAGCCCGAGTTCCGACGAGGCGGAGCCCGAGCTACAGCTGGCGGTCGAATTGAGTGGAGTGCCCAGACGCCGCTGTTCGGTGAGAATGAAAAACATTGGACCACGTGGGGAGCGCAGGAGGTATGCAATTGGTTGGCATACATGGGTCTGGGCTGCTATGAGGACAATTGCCGGTAAGTTTGTCATCAAAATGTAACAAGAACCCAGTTATTATATACAATTTCCGCCTACAGAAAGTGGCTGAAGGCCAATCCATCGGTGTCGTTCTTCACCGCCTCGCCTGTCGATATCGAACGAGAGCTAAATCTAAAGATGCCACTTCACCGGAAGAAAATCTTGTTAGCCATCGACGACCTAACTGGAAAGGAATTCGATGACCTGACACTGAAGGCATCCAGCTTGGATGTGGCATGGGTTCTACGCTGGTTGGATGACATTGGCTTGCCACAATATAAAGATTACTTTATGCAGGCCA from Drosophila mauritiana strain mau12 chromosome 3L, ASM438214v1, whole genome shotgun sequence carries:
- the LOC117138987 gene encoding vacuolar protein-sorting-associated protein 36, which gives rise to MNRFAYVEARLSPNESFVSRDNKVKIYDGDQKTDFEDGEVVLTTHRLFWGRPGEISRAAVTLCLPLSYVISVSEETTASNFFGRKTRIIMHLHPPTSDKGPGPLDSSRATHIKLSGKNGLSVEFHSALRETLNARVWEILLTSETIINGVASSPTSEPANDRLARIQKRTGIGGIERHLEAKAKATDENIALAFQDLSVLMAMAKDMVGVSKTISSKIREQKGEISDDETVRFKSYLMSLGIDDPVTRDNFTSNSAYFSSLARQICEMLLDPIEEQGGMMSLADVYCRVNRARGLELLSPEDLLHACEQLSGPIRLRSFPSGARVLQLESHDDALIAVDTLEKVEAAESLAVEELAKQLGISLLLAKERLLVAERLGKVCRDESVEGLRFYPNLLLGRD
- the LOC117140507 gene encoding liprin-beta-2, whose translation is MATVAEGSKMLEAALQQMDGLISSTATQAGSVSISGAGSSLTLSERNLISATNVLSTAKTLALALQQVGLAAPAPDPVTAAIISDWLETHIPRQDSDERMRRLQRDKEGLALQYQMLAERVSEQADKIIELEGLITEKSQQLCTKEEQLQRQMISRSALETQKLELMSALSELKLHRTALENAHDGSGAISANIPYGSLSNINQKAFMGSPKTPPSALRHQIKPQFHSLPRSHGKLVNNNNNRALDVNANSSGKQRNVAFASNEHILIDDNYQAEDAMTSSFMSQFTPSPKLRERSARGLRNILGKLRRSNSSNCELTALEQAEPEFRRGGARATAGGRIEWSAQTPLFGENEKHWTTWGAQEVCNWLAYMGLGCYEDNCRKWLKANPSVSFFTASPVDIERELNLKMPLHRKKILLAIDDLTGKEFDDLTLKASSLDVAWVLRWLDDIGLPQYKDYFMQAKIDGRMLHRLTLEDLSQLHVSSCLHIASLRAGILCMRRLSWNAEGLIRRSIKVVSEDEAAATPDRDNVELWTAHRIMGWLQTIDLSEYTPNLRGAGVHGALMLYEPRFNADLLADLLSIPPSKSLLRRHLAMHFKELVGRPVILSKRDAESAPGYQPLNITAKLKPVKRTQFSLKRRKSSKGQSDVDWTEYVCPMNARVPETYLADTAKEHESSMSSN